A region from the Arachis ipaensis cultivar K30076 chromosome B01, Araip1.1, whole genome shotgun sequence genome encodes:
- the LOC107612088 gene encoding uncharacterized protein LOC107612088, with product MLNPPDAYLNGDLQETVYMQQPPSFPQGSPNQVCKLHKSIYGLKQAPRAWFTKLAATLSRFGFQNTRSDPSLFVRFTKTSTMYVLVYVDDILVTCNSDSEIVQLISQLNSIFALKDLGEFNFFLGIEATKTTSGSYILSQSKYIRDLLVRSKMHESHPMPTPMITSTKLSAHGSDVFDNPTHYRSIVGALQYATLTRPDIAYAVNKVSQYMHKPLLPHWKCVKRILRYLAGTIDQGLFFQSCTDLTLFAFADSDWGSDVDDRRSTTGFCVYLGTNLVSWASRKQHSVSKSSAEAEFRSIAAAKTDLRWILNLFTELRLQCSNTPVIYSDNISAVLLTANPILYNKTKHFDLDLHSVRERVNRNQLVVVHIPATDQVADLLTKPLSLPTFDRFKNKLRVLSKTTMSLRGGC from the coding sequence ATGTTGAATCCTCCTGATGCTTACCTCAATGGTGACCTTCAAGAAACTGTTTACATGCAACAACCTCCCTCTTTTCCCCAAGGCTCCCCAAATCAGGTTTGCAAACTTCATAAGTCAATTTATGGTTTGAAACAGGCCCCTCGAGCCTGGTTTACTAAATTGGCTGCCACTTTATCTCGATTTGGCTTTCAGAATACCAGGTCAGATCCTTCTTTGTTCGTACGATTTACTAAAACTTCTACTATGTATGTTTTagtgtatgttgatgatattcTTGTTACTTGTAATAGTGATTCTGAGATTGTTCAACTTATATCCCAACTTAATTCCATTTTTGCTTTGAAGGACTTGGGAGAATTCAATTTCTTTTTAGGCATAGAAGCAACAAAAACAACATCAGGATCTTACATATTATCACAATCAAAGTATATTAGAGACCTTTTAGTTAGATCTAAGATGCATGAATCTCATCCTATGCCTACTCCCATGATTACTAGTACTAAACTTTCAGCTCATGGCAGTGATGTATTTGATAATCCAACTCATTACAGATCAATTGTTGGAGCCCTTCAGTATGCCACTCTAACCAGGCCTGACATTGCTTATGCTGTGAATAAAGTTTCTCAGTATATGCATAAACCTCTTCTCCCACACTGGAAGTGTGTTAAGAGAATTTTGAGATATTTAGCAGGTACCATTGATCAAGGACTTTTCTTTCAATCTTGTACTGATTTGACTTTGTTTGCCTTTGCAGATTCAGATTGGGGCTCGGACGTTGATGACCGTCGATCCACAACTGGCTTCTGTGTCTATCTTGGCACCAATCTGGTCTCTTGGGCAAGTAGAAAGCAACATTCTGTCAGCAAGTCCAGTGCTGAGGCTGAGTTCAGGAGCATTGCTGCAGCCAAAACAGATCTTCGGTGGATATTGAACTTGTTCACTGAACTTCGACTCCAATGTTCAAACACTCCTGTGATTTACAGTGATAACATCAGTGCTGTCTTGCTCACAGCCAATCCTATCCTCTATAACAAAACCAAACACTTTGACCTTGATCTCCATTCAGTACGGGAGCGAGTAAATCGCAATCAGCTTGTTGTAGTTCACATCCCAGCCACAGACCAAGTTGCAGATCTTTTGACCAAGCCTCTGTCCCTTCCCACCTTTGATCGTTTCAAGAACAAACTCAGGGTCTTGTCTAAAACGACCATGAGTTTGAGGGGGGGGTGTTAA
- the LOC107619458 gene encoding uncharacterized protein LOC107619458 translates to MRGFLDLVTLYCKCNNLDSVQAMKEIHLYRDRKESFDRQEVIPAASELKPDEWWRLFGGSAPCLQKIAVRILSQVSASSGCERNWSLFYQIHTKRRNRLEHDRLNDIVYVTYNLRLKSRKEKEKRKQKTQHDPIDYESISQVDFWVTEEVVEKEPDLPSNVDDLLREIDADLYQSGGGSSGLYGASLSSADQGGNEGEDHPTEADLQQVLADFDN, encoded by the exons ATGCGAGGTTTTCTTGATCTTGTTACCTTGTATTGCAAGTGTAACAATTTGGATTCAGTTCAGGCAATGAAAGAAATACATTTATATAGAGATCGGAAGGAAAGTTTTGATAGACAAGAAGTTATTCCAGCTGCATCTGAACTTAAGCCTG ATGAATGGTGGAGGTTATTCGGAGGCTCTGCTCCATGTCTACAAAAGATAGCTGTTCGCATTCTTAGCCAAGTATCTGCTTCTTCTGGGTGTGAGAGAAATTGGAGCCTTTTTTACCAGATTCAtacaaaaagaagaaatagattGGAGCATGATAGACTGAATGACATTGTTTATGTTACCTATAATTTGCGTCTTAAATCCAG gaaggaaaaagaaaaaagaaagcaaaagacaCAACATGATCCAATTGATTATGAAAGTATCAGTCAAGTTGACTTCTGGGTGACTGAAGAGGTTGTAGAGAAAGAGCCTGATCTTCCTAGTAATGTGGATGACTTATTGC gTGAAATTGATGCTGATTTATATCAAAGTGGCGGTGGTAGTAGTGGTCTTTATGGTGCATCTCTTTCTTCTGCTGATCAGGGTGGGAATGAAGGTGAAGATCATCCCACCGAAGCAGATTTGCAACAAGTTCTTGCGGATTTTGATAATTGA